A region of Marnyiella aurantia DNA encodes the following proteins:
- a CDS encoding DUF4230 domain-containing protein, which yields MTSKKFKIILWFLGILAAVFLVIFLYQLTQSESINSIMTLLMLLLGLILGGAIAFLASKKLTLQPPVITESSHTIAESMRKVFKIVSAEGQFQEIYNYEETTKLLNFIPSKKKALVIVQAKILVGYDFEKLKWEVDEGTRKVRLVDFPAPEILSTETDYKYYNMEEQFFNLFSKEDLAKIQQNSKHQVIEAAKKSHLPQVAAEQMRTLMTELLSSKNFLLENPGSITEKKNQLALKDGSGVGPA from the coding sequence ATGACGTCTAAAAAGTTTAAGATCATCCTTTGGTTCCTGGGCATTCTGGCTGCAGTTTTTCTCGTAATATTTCTTTACCAACTTACCCAAAGTGAATCCATAAACTCCATAATGACGCTGCTGATGTTGCTCCTGGGACTGATTCTGGGCGGAGCCATCGCTTTTTTAGCTTCAAAAAAACTGACTTTACAGCCACCCGTAATTACCGAAAGTTCGCACACCATTGCCGAAAGCATGCGCAAGGTCTTTAAGATTGTTTCTGCCGAGGGTCAGTTTCAGGAAATTTATAATTATGAAGAAACCACCAAGCTGCTCAATTTCATCCCTTCCAAAAAGAAGGCTTTGGTAATAGTTCAGGCAAAGATTCTGGTGGGGTATGATTTTGAAAAACTGAAGTGGGAAGTTGATGAGGGTACGCGCAAGGTCAGGCTGGTCGATTTTCCGGCACCGGAAATCCTTTCTACCGAAACCGACTATAAGTATTACAATATGGAGGAGCAGTTCTTCAACCTTTTCAGCAAGGAAGATTTAGCTAAAATCCAGCAGAACAGCAAGCATCAGGTCATAGAAGCGGCAAAAAAATCGCACCTGCCGCAAGTGGCTGCGGAACAAATGCGTACGCTGATGACCGAACTGTTAAGTTCCAAAAATTTCCTGCTGGAAAATCCCGGCAGCATTACCGAGAAAAAGAACCAGTTGGCATTAAAAGATGGGTCGGGTGTCGGACCGGCTTAA